From Candoia aspera isolate rCanAsp1 chromosome 4, rCanAsp1.hap2, whole genome shotgun sequence, a single genomic window includes:
- the LOC134497226 gene encoding vomeronasal type-2 receptor 26-like: MITKFHQHALALAFAVKEINEDPQILPNVTLGFHIYDSYYDARMTYRTTLDLLFKSPSLHPNYRCARQRNLIAIIGGLGSDTSFHMADILGLYKTPQLTYGSLVPQKTHYSPAPLFHSMVPNEAYQYSGIIQLLEHFGWTWIGLVALDNDDGENFLQILEPLLAQNGICTAYTEKIPYAFHLDDLEKIIDTASNIHMPLTDHKANTFIIYGESLTIALLRGILFVQDPTNKELDSFRKVWVMTSGIDFILPGLQRGWDLDLFQGAIAFMVHSRELQGFKAFLQMVEPSWAQEDGFLKEFWEQAFDCVFPTPDISIKQDEKLCTGEESLEDLPGPIFEMRTIGHSYSVYNGVYAAIHALQAMFSSQSFRKSILRGESAELVKRQPWLLHPYLQRVSFNNSAGDTVSFNEQKERRGGFDIVNMVSFPNRSFERVKIGWIDPYAPHGEEFTIHENLIMWHRVFNQVSPQSACNDWCHPGSQKEKKEGEKFCCYDCVPCPDGEISNKTDMENCFKCPEDQYSTKEKDDCIHKIVMYLSYEEPLGLTLASISVSLSLITALVLGVFLKHRDTPLVKANNRDLTYTLLFSLLFCFLCPLLFLGQPNKVTCLLRQPMFVIIFSMAVSCILAKTLTVVVAFMATRPGSNVKKWVGKRMATSMVLFCSLIQEGLCTIWLASFPPFPQLDMHSMTKTIIKECNEGSLVMFSCVLGYMGLLALASFFVAFCARRLPDSFNEAKFITFSMLVFCSVWVLFVPTYLSSRGKALVAVEIFSILASSTGLLGCIFFPKCYIIMLRPELNIKEHLIRRKN; the protein is encoded by the exons ATGATAACAAAATTCCACCAGCACGCCCTTGCCCTGGCctttgctgtgaaggagatcaatgaggacccccagatcttGCCTAATGTGACTCTGGGTTTCCATATTTATGATAGCTACTATGATGCAAGGATGACCTATCGGACCACCCTAGACCTGCTCTTCAAATCACCTAGCCTTCATCCCAACTACAGATGTGCCAGACAGAGGAACCTGATAGCCATCATTGGAGGACTTGGTTCTGATACCTCCTTCCACATGGCAGACATCTTGGGTCTCTACAAGACTCCACAG CTCACATATGGATCGTTGGTCCCTCAGAAGACTCATTACAGCCCAGCCCCTTTGTTTCATTCCATGGTCCCCAATGAAGCCTACCAATACTCTGGGATCATCCAGTTGCTTGAACATTTTGGGTGGACTTGGATAGGGCTTGTGGCTTTAGATAATGATGATGGAGAGAACTTCCTGCAGATCTTGGAACCGTTGCTTGCCCAGAACGGAATCTGCACAGCTTACACAGAAAAAATCCCTTATGCATTTCATTTGGATGACTTGGAAAAGATTATTGATACAGCATCAAATATCCATATGCCTTTAACTGATCATAAAGCCAATACATTTATCATTTATGGAGAATCTTTGACCATTGCACTGCTGAGAGGCATTTTATTTGTGCAAGACCCTACAAATAAAGAATTAGACTCATTCAGAAAGGTGTGGGTAATGACAAGTGGGATTGATTTCATACTCCCAGGACTTCAGAGAGGTTGGGATCTTGATTTATTCCAGGGAGCCATTGCCTTTATGGTCCACTCAAGAGAACTTCAGGGATTCAAAGCATTTCTTCAGATGGTAGAACCTTCCTGGGCTCAAGAAGATGGTTTCCTTAAGGAGTTTTGGGAGCAAGCATTTGACTGTGTTTTCCCAACTCCAGACATATCAATAAAGCAGGACGAAAAACTGTGTACTGGGGAAGAAAGTTTGGAAGATCTGCCTGGGCCCATATTTGAAATGCGTACCATTGGACACAGCTACAGTGTCTATAATGGTGTTTATGCAGCAATACATGCTTTGCAGGCCATGTTCTCATCTCAGTCCTTCCGGAAATCCATCTTGAGGGGCGAATCTGCTGAACTTGTCAAACGTCAACCTTGGCTG CTCCACCCATATCTTCAAAGGGTTTCCTTCAACAATTCGGCTGGTGACACAGTGTCCTTCAATgagcaaaaggaaaggagaggtggATTTGACATTGTGAACATGGTCAGTTTTCCAAACAGGTCCTTTGAGAGAGTGAAAATTGGATGGATAGACCCATATGCGCCCCATGGAGAAGAATTCACAATTCATGAGAATCTGATTATGTGGCACAGAGTCTTCAATCAG GTctctccccagtcagcatgcaaTGACTGGTGCCATCCTGGAagtcaaaaggaaaagaaggaaggagagaaattttgctgctatgactgtgtcCCCTGCCCGGATGGGGAGATTTCAAACAAGACAG ATATGGAAAATTGCTtcaaatgtccagaagatcaatattctaccaaagaaaaagatgactgCATTCACAAAATTGTAATGTATCTTTCTTATGAGGAACCACTAGGGTTGACTTTAGCctccatttctgtttcattgtctTTGATCACTGCTCTCGTATTAGGAGTATTTCTTAAGCACAGAGATACCCCTctggtcaaagccaacaaccgggacctcacctacactctccttttctccctcctcttctGCTTCCTGTGTCCTCTCCTGTTCCTTGGCCAACCAAACAAAGtgacctgccttctccgacaacCAATGTTTGTCATCATCTTCTCCATGGCTGTTTCTTGCATCTTGGCCAAAACCCTCACTGTGGTGGTAGCTTTCATGGCTACCAGGCCAGGCTCCAACGTGAAGAAGTGGGTGGGGAAAAGGATGGCAACCTCTATGGTTCTTTTCTGCTCTCTCATTCAAGAAGGTCTTTGTACCATCTGGCTAGCATCTTTCCCCCCATTCCCACAGTTGGACATGCATTCCATGACCAAAACCATCATCAAggaatgcaatgaaggctctCTAGTCATGTTCTCctgtgtcctgggctacatgggcctgCTGGCCCTTGCCAGTTTCTTTGTGGCCTTCTGTGCTCGCAGATTACCAgacagcttcaatgaagccaaattcattACCTTTAGCATGCTGGtgttctgcagtgtctgggtgctGTTTGTTCCAACTTACCTGAGCTCAAGAGGAAAAGCcttggtggctgtggagatcttctccatcttagcTTCCAGTACTGGATTACTGGGATGtatctttttccctaaatgctacatcattatgTTGAGACCTGAGCTGAATATCAAGGAGCACCTAATAAGAAGAAagaattaa